The Pedococcus aerophilus nucleotide sequence GGTCGGTTTCCTCGTCGTGGTAGAGGTAGAAGTCGTGACCGACGAGCTCCATCTCGGCCACCGCCTGGTCCAGCGGCATCGGCACGGTCGCGTGGATCTTCTCCCGGATCTCGACGGGGCTGTTGCCCTGCGTCCCGAACCGGTCGCCCTCCTCCTCGGTGTGCGCGTGGTCCTCGGTCGCCGGGGCCGCGGGCTCCTGGATCCGGGCCGTCGCGGCCGAGACCGACTCCGGGGCGTGCCTGCCCCGGTGCACCCGCTTGCGGTCGTGGGCCCGCCGCAATCGCTCCATCAGCTTGTCCATCGCCACGTCGAGCGCCGCGTACTTGTCGTCGAGACAGGCTTCGGCCCGCACGATGGGGCCCTTCACGTGACAGGTGATCTCGACCCGCTCGCAGGACTTGGCCTGCCGCTTGTTGGGTTCGTGACTGACGACGACGTCGACGCGCTGCACGCGCGGGGCGAGCTGCTCGATCTTGGTCAGCTTCTCGTCGAGGTGGTCACGAAATCGGTCCGAGACCTGCATGTGGCGTCCGGTGACGACGATCTCCACGGTGTCCTCCATAAGTGTGGTGGAAGGTGAGAGTCGGGCGCGACAGCCCCGATCAACCGCGGCACCACCGCCCGACCTGCGAAGGCGGGGACGACGAGGACGAGCACACCCGTGCGGGGGTGCTGAGGGCGCGCCGCGAAGGCGCTCCGAGGGGCTCGACCGTGGTGCTGGTCAGCCGTGCGTCCGGCTCCGCTCCCTGCGCCAGGGCGCCCGACGGACCGTGTCCGCGGCGCCCAGTTCTCGTGTGCTGCACGGGGGCCAGGGGGGCCATGTACCGACGGTAGTCCACCACCGACCTTTGCGACAGCGGAACTCCCGGACCGTTCACGGAGCACCTCCGGGAGCCCGCGAGGCCGGTCGTGACCTGCCGCCGCGACGCTGGGTCGCGCAGATCGCTGCCCCCACCACCACCGGCGTCCCGGACGCCCGCAACGCCCTGGCAGCCTCTCCCAACGTCGCCCCGGTGGTGAGCACGTCGTCGACGACGACGCACGCGCAGCGGCCCACGTCGGCGGCCCACCGGGGTCGGACCTCCATGGAGTGCTCGACGTTGAGGTGTCGCCCGATCGCCCCCAGCCCGGCCTGGTCCGCGACGCGGCGTCGCACCCGCAACGCGTCCGCCACCACGACCTCGCCGGGACCGAACCCGCGCACCGCGAGCGTCGCGAGCCGGACCAGCGGAGCGTCGCCCCGCCGCCTCCGTGAGGCCGCCGACGACGGGACCGGGACGACCAGCACGGGCGGCCTGCTGGACACCCCGCCGGACACCCCGTTTGAACCCAGGGCCTCGCGGATGCGGCGGTCGCCCACGAGGGATGCCTCGACGGCCTGGGCGAGCAGGGCTGCGAGGAACCGACCGCCGTCGCGGCGACCGTCGTCCTTGTATGCGGTCACCAGCCGCGCGAGCGCCCCTTCGAACCGTGCCGTGGTGTGGACCGGTGGCAGGTCCCGAGGCTCGGGGTCGGGTCGCGAGCGCCTCGGCCCACCCACCCAGAGGCTCTCCGCGACAGCCACCCGACAGGCGCCGCACAGTCCCGGCCCGTCGGCACGGCACACCGCACAGGCCTGTGGGATGGCGAGCGACAGGAACGCCACGAGGGGTGCAGGTGCGTCGAACATGCCCCTGAGGGTGCCGACTCGGTGTGTTCGTGCTCGTTCAGCCCACCTAACGCTGTGGAGCGGTCTAGTCTGAGGAGCAACCTGTGGACAAATCGCCACAGGTCCAGTACGAGGCGGGAGGCCGAGGATGCAGTGGGCATCGGTGCTGTCGGTCGGCACGAGGCTGCGCCTCGCCCTGGCCATGCTCGCCGTGCTCTTCGCCACGCTCGACGACGCCCTCCTCACGGGCCTGCCGTGGATCCTGCTTGTCATCACCTTGGACCTCGCGGCCTCGGGGTTCGAGTACCTCAGCTCCAGCGGACGGGCCATCGGCCGGGTCCAGCTCATGGTCCTCTTCGGCGCCAGTGCCGCAGCCGCAGGCATCGCGATGGGGTACGCCGGACCGTGGTCCAAGGTGCTCATCCTCATCCCGGCCTACCACGCAGGAGCGCGCTTCGCCCGACGCGGCGCCCTGATGGTCTTCGTCGTGGGCCTGCTCACCGGGGGCGGCACCCTCGTCGTCACCAAGGAGTACTCGGAGGGCGAGGTGCAGCGCATCCTGCTCGCCTCCGTCTTCGCCCTCGTCTTCGGCCTGCTGGGCGCCTGGTCCCACCGGATGCAGGTGGAGGAGGACGAGGCCGTCGTCGACCCCAACATCGCGGCCGAGGCCGGCCTGCTGCTGCGCCGCCTGCACGAGCTCGCCGAGACCCTCGACACCGGCTTCGACGCCCCCGCCTCCGCAGAGATGGCCCTGCAGGACTTGGCCACCCAGATGCGGGCCGCCCGCAGCGCCATCCTCGTGGGCTATGGCGACGACCCGGCCGTGCCGCTCGCCATCCGCGGCGCCGACCGCACCCCGTGGCCGGACCCCATGGAGGCGAGCTCGGTCCTGGCCCGGACGTGGCGCGAGGGTGTCCCCACGCTGTCCGAGTGGGCCGACGACCTGGTCGCGCGATCGGTGATCGTGGTGCCGCTCAACGACAACAACGGCGACCGTCTCGGTCTCCTCGTGGCCGACCGCCCGCTGGTGACGCCGTTCACCGAGGAGGACCTGGTCGCCGCCGGCGAGGTCGCCTCGCGCCACGCGGCCAACATCGACCTGTCGGTGCTCTTCGCCGGGCTGCGCGAGCGCGCGGGCCTCGAGGAGCGCGAGCGCCTCGCTCGCGAGATGCACGACGGCATCGCGCAGGAGATGGTCGCGCTGGCCTTCGGCATCGACTCGCTGCGACGCACGGCTCGCAACACCGAGTCTCCTCTCGCCGACGACCTCGACGGGCTCCGTGTGGAGGTCTCGCGCGTCCTGGCCGACCTGCGCCTGCACATCGCCGACCTGCGGATCGCCGTGCGACCCGACACGGGCCTCGGCGCCCTGATCGGTGCACGCCTGCAGAACTTCGGCTCCACGTCGGGCGTCACCACCCGAATGCACCTCAGCGAGAACGGCTTCCGCCTTCCTGCGCACACCGAGGTGCTCATCTACCGCCTGTTCCTGCAGGTGCTGGCCGATGCGCGGCACTCCCTCAACGCCGACACCGTCGAGGTCCGCCTCAACGTCGCGGCGCCGCGGGTGGAGCTGTGGGTCGCCCACAACGGCACGAGCTCGCTGGGCATCCGTGACTTCAGCGAGCACCCCCTCACCTCACTCGGGGGCGAGATCGTCGTCGAGCCGTATGCGGGCGACGGCGTCGCCATACGCATGCGCATGCGAGCCCGCGGCGCCTCGCCGTCGGCCACGCTTTCCAACGAAAGGATCCCCCAGCCGTCATGACCATCAACGTCGTCGTGATCGACGATCACACCCTTGTCCGCGAGGCCGTGTGCCGCATGATCGACAGCGAGCCCGACCTTGCGGTCGTGGGTCAGGCTGGCGGCATCGCCGAGGGCCGCACCGTGCTGGCGCAGAGCCTCATCCACGTCCTGGTCGTGGACGTCTCCATGCCGGACGGGTCCGGCCTCGTGCTGGCTCGGGCGGCGCGCGAGGCCTCTCCCCGGCTCGGCATCGTCGTCCTGACGATGCACAACGACGACGAGACCCTGCTCGAGGCCCTCGACCTCGGTGCGTCGGCGCTCGTCCTCAAGTCGGCACCCTCCGACGAGGTCATCGCGGCCGTCCGTCGTGCGGCGGTCGCCCCGGACGCGTTCATGGCCACCGGCCTCGCCGAGGCGCTGCGTCGCCGGGACTCCAGCGACAAGCCCAAGCTCACGCCGCGTGAGGCCGAGGTGCTCGACCGGCTCGTGGCAGGCGACTCGATCGCCGCGGTGGCCAAGCGCCTCTACATGAGCGAGTCGACCGTCAAGACCCACGTCTCCAAGGTGTACGAGAAGCTCGGCGCCCACAACCGCGCGTCGGCCGTGATGTCCGCCCTGCGTCTGGGCCTGGTGCGTGCCGAGTCGGTCGGGCAGACCCGCCGCTGACGGGTTGCCTCACGCGGCTGTCACCGACGTCGCTCACCCACACGCGCAGAAGCGGCCAGCCCCTCCGGGTTCTGGCCGCTTCTGCGTGTTCGGTGTGAGCTCGGGGCTCAGAAACCGCCGCCACTGCTGAAGGTGTCGACGATACGGATGGCGCCGGGACCGATGATGACGATGAACAGCGCCGGGAAGATGAACAGCAGCATCGGGAAGAGGATCTTGACCGGGACCTTCTGGGCCTTCTCCTCGGCCCGCTGACGACGGACGAGGCGCATCTGGTTGGACTGCTCGCGCAGCACCGCACCGATGGGCAGACCCAGGCGATCGGCCTGGACGAGCGCGCTGACGAAGGTCTTGGCCTCGGCGACCGTGGTGCGTCGGGCCAGCGAGCTAAAGGCTTCGCCGCGCGACTTGCCGATCTGGATCTCGGACAGCACGCGGGCGAACTCGCCGGCGATCGGCCCGGTGGTCGCCTTGGCCACCTGCATGAGGGCTGCGTCGAATCCCTGGCCGGCCTCGACACACACGGTGAGCATGTCGAGGGCGTCGGCCAGGCCGAGCCTCAGCTCCTCCTGGCGCTTCTGTCCGGCATTCATGAGCAGCAGGTCCGGGAGGAAGAACCCGAGGGCTGCACCGATCGTCGCGAAGAGCAGGCCGCGCAGGCTGAACCCGCCGAGGACGAGTCCGATCAGCGCGAGGACCAGCAACCCGGCGCCCTTGGCGCCCATGATCCGCTCGGCCGTCCAGGTGCCGGGGTTGCCGGCGAGGTCGAGTCGTCGGCCCAGGCCTTCCTGCGTCCCGTTCGGGGACAGCTTCGCGGCCAGCGACCGCGTCTTGGCCAGCGCCGGGAGGACGATGCGGTCCATCAGCGGGAGGTCGGACTTGCTCACCTCGCGCTTGTCGATCGTCTTCTCGATGATCTCGAGCGAGCGAGCCACGCCGGTGGTCTCCCCCGCTCCGGACGCCACGGCGATCACGATGGTGGCTAGGGCGCCGCCGATGGCGACGAGCCCGACGATCAGCAACAGGGATCCCATGTCAGACCTTCACATCCACGAGCTTGTTCATCCAGAACATCCCGATGCCGAGCGAGACGATCCCGACGGCCAGCATGACCAGACCCAGGGGCCTGGTCCACAAGAGCTCGACGTACTCGCGGTTGCTCTTCATGGTGAACAGGAAGATGCCGATCGGGAGGGCGATGAGGATGTAGGCGGAGAGCCGGCCCTCGGCCGAGAGCGCCCGGACGTGTCGGGTCAGCTCCTCCCGCTCACGCAGGGTCTTGGCGGTGGTCCGCATGGTCTCGGCGAGGTTGCCACCGACCTCACGCTGGATGCGGATGGCCATCGCGGTCCAGCGCATGTTGCCGCTGTCCATCCGGTCGGACAGCCGCTCGAGGGACT carries:
- a CDS encoding response regulator transcription factor, whose product is MTINVVVIDDHTLVREAVCRMIDSEPDLAVVGQAGGIAEGRTVLAQSLIHVLVVDVSMPDGSGLVLARAAREASPRLGIVVLTMHNDDETLLEALDLGASALVLKSAPSDEVIAAVRRAAVAPDAFMATGLAEALRRRDSSDKPKLTPREAEVLDRLVAGDSIAAVAKRLYMSESTVKTHVSKVYEKLGAHNRASAVMSALRLGLVRAESVGQTRR
- a CDS encoding sensor histidine kinase, with the protein product MQWASVLSVGTRLRLALAMLAVLFATLDDALLTGLPWILLVITLDLAASGFEYLSSSGRAIGRVQLMVLFGASAAAAGIAMGYAGPWSKVLILIPAYHAGARFARRGALMVFVVGLLTGGGTLVVTKEYSEGEVQRILLASVFALVFGLLGAWSHRMQVEEDEAVVDPNIAAEAGLLLRRLHELAETLDTGFDAPASAEMALQDLATQMRAARSAILVGYGDDPAVPLAIRGADRTPWPDPMEASSVLARTWREGVPTLSEWADDLVARSVIVVPLNDNNGDRLGLLVADRPLVTPFTEEDLVAAGEVASRHAANIDLSVLFAGLRERAGLEERERLAREMHDGIAQEMVALAFGIDSLRRTARNTESPLADDLDGLRVEVSRVLADLRLHIADLRIAVRPDTGLGALIGARLQNFGSTSGVTTRMHLSENGFRLPAHTEVLIYRLFLQVLADARHSLNADTVEVRLNVAAPRVELWVAHNGTSSLGIRDFSEHPLTSLGGEIVVEPYAGDGVAIRMRMRARGASPSATLSNERIPQPS
- a CDS encoding type II secretion system F family protein codes for the protein MGSLLLIVGLVAIGGALATIVIAVASGAGETTGVARSLEIIEKTIDKREVSKSDLPLMDRIVLPALAKTRSLAAKLSPNGTQEGLGRRLDLAGNPGTWTAERIMGAKGAGLLVLALIGLVLGGFSLRGLLFATIGAALGFFLPDLLLMNAGQKRQEELRLGLADALDMLTVCVEAGQGFDAALMQVAKATTGPIAGEFARVLSEIQIGKSRGEAFSSLARRTTVAEAKTFVSALVQADRLGLPIGAVLREQSNQMRLVRRQRAEEKAQKVPVKILFPMLLFIFPALFIVIIGPGAIRIVDTFSSGGGF
- the hpf gene encoding ribosome hibernation-promoting factor, HPF/YfiA family, with the protein product MEIVVTGRHMQVSDRFRDHLDEKLTKIEQLAPRVQRVDVVVSHEPNKRQAKSCERVEITCHVKGPIVRAEACLDDKYAALDVAMDKLMERLRRAHDRKRVHRGRHAPESVSAATARIQEPAAPATEDHAHTEEEGDRFGTQGNSPVEIREKIHATVPMPLDQAVAEMELVGHDFYLYHDEETDQPSVVYRRRGWSYGVIHLDVGAPAATNGSDAPRPVQKVS